The genome window AATACGTTAATGTAACTTTTTTGCAACTTTAGAGGTGACAATGAATAAGTGGTTGTTGTTAGCCCTGATGAGTACCAGTGCACAGGCATATGAGCCAGACAGAGATCAGGTACTACGGTTTGAACCTTCCCCCTTTCAGAATGTAGAACTCAATTGCCAGCGTGATAAAGACGTTGTGCCCAGACGCAGCGACCTACTGTTGGATCACTATGCCTTGCTGGCTTCGGATAATGGTGAGCGTATGGCCACTATCACCGTGACCAATGGTGCCGGAGGCCAGCGTATGTTTAATCAGGAACATTTAGTTGCCATCATGGCGGACTGCAGCCGCATCTATCCACTGTCATTCGAGCTGACTCTGGGAGCTGGCCAGCAAGAAACCTTTCAAATCTATTTTGGCCGTCGGGCGCAACCTGTGTTGCAATTAATCAGCAATAATTAAGTCGCTGTGTTTATTGAGTCAGCCTCAGAGGTTTTGACCGCCAAGGCTGACTTCATGTATTACCTCAGAAAAACATTCTGTAATCCCCGGCTAAATACATCCCTAATTCCTGTCGATTAAACGCAACCTCAACCGACTACTACCAAATTTGTTTAGATTTGCCACCACCCCAGCCCGCTAAAGCAGGTAAACTAGCCCCGCCTTTTTTCGGGCCGTTTTAAACAAGGAATGCTGTGAATGTCTGATTACTCCACTCATGCGCCTAAGTCGCGTATTTCTACTGGTGAATTTACTTTGCTGGTGGCGCTGCTGATGTCGATTGTTGCCATCTCTATTGATGCCTTATTGCCTGCGCTGGACGCTATTCGTGCCGATATAGCAATGAGTCATCCAAACCAGGCGCAGTTGGTGGTCAGTGCATTGTTTTTTGGTATGGCCATAGGCCAGCTGATTTGTGGTCCTTTGTCCGATGCCACTGGCCGTAAAAAAGTTTTAAACGGCGGCATAGTGCTGTTTTTAGTCGGTACTGTGATTTGTTATTTTGCCACCGATATCAACACCTTATTATTTGGCCGTTTTGTGCAGGGTTTAGGCGTGTCAGGCCCTTATGTGTCGGCTATTTCCATAGTGCGGGATAAATACTCTGGCAATGATATGGCACGTATTATGTCGCTGGTGATGATGATATTTGTCATGGTGCCCGCTTTGGCGCCAAGCCTGGGCCAGGCGGTGTTATGGATAGGTTCATGGCGCGATATTTTTATCCTTTATGTCTTTTATGCGCTGCTCATTGTCGTCTGGATTTTCTGTCGCTTAGAAGAAACCTTGCCCAAAGAACACCGTATTGCCATGAGTACTAAAGGTTTTGCTGAAGGCTTTAAAGAAGTGATCAGCAATGTACCTACTGTGTGCTACATGATTTGTATGGGTTTATTTTTTGGCAGCTTTATTGGTTACCTGAATTCGTCGCAACAAATTTTCCAGGACTTATTTAAAACAGGTGAGCTATTCACTTTGTACTTTGGCTTACTGGCCATAGTCTTTGGCGCAGCCTCTTTGGTCAATTCACGCCTGGTGCAAAAATGGGGTATGCAGCATTTATCTAACCGCGCTGTCTGGGGCATTATTATCAGCTCAGCGCTGTTTTTAGTGGTGCATTTGAGTGTTGAAGTACAGCTGTGGATGTTTGTAGTGTATGCGTCCTTGCTGTTTTTCTGCTTTGGTCTGGTGTTTGGTAATATCAACGCCATGGCGATGGAACCTATGGGCCACGTGGCTGGTATAGCTGCTGCAATTATTGGCTCTACATCGTCCATTATGTCGATGAGCATAGGCACAGTGATAGGTCAGATGTACAACGGTACCCTAATTCCTGTGACAGCTGGCTTTTTGATTTTTGGTAGCATCAGTATGGCGATTTTAACTTTTGCCAACAGCTATAAACAAAAACATCAGCAAAATGAGCCTGTACAACAAAGTTAAAGTCTGCGGCTCTGGTTTCGCCCTGTTCAATGCTTAAAAAGTCCTGTGTTGTCTAAACGCAGCTCAGATAAGGAAGGCCTGCCATAACAAGTGCAGGCCTTTATTTTTGGAAAGAGTAGGATTTATTGTTTACTGAGTCACACCCAACTCAGCGTTTTACCTTGCGATCCAGAAAATCACGCATCAAACGGGCTATCTCGTCACCCTCCTCTTCCAGTGCAAAATGGCCAGTGTCGAATATATGCATTTCAACATTAGGCAGATCACGTTTGTATGGATAAGCTCCTTCAGCTGGAAAGATTTTGTCGCCCTTACCCCACACAATCAACATAGGTGGTTGGTGTTTGCGGAAATAAGCCTGCCATTTCGGATAAAGTGGTGGATTAGTGCCGTAGCTGTAAAAAAGCTCTAGTTGAATTTCTTCGTTGCCAGGACGGTCAAGATAAGCCTGATCGATCATCCAGGTGTCTGGACTGACGTTGGTGGCTGGATTGCGAAAACCTTCCGAGTATTGCCATTTCGTTGCACCCAATTCCACGAGAGGACGTATCTTTGCCGCTTTGGCTTCAGATTTGTCTTTCCAATACTCTTTGATTGGAGCCCAGAACTCATTGTCGAGCCCTTCGTCATAAGCGTTTCCATTCTGAACAACTAAAGCAGTGACCCGTTCAGGGTGCGCAGCTGCCAGGCGAAAACCTATAGGCGCACCATAGTCCATCACGTACAACGCATAGCTGTTCAAACCCAGTTTAGCGATCAACTTCTCCATTACTGAGGCAAGGTTATCAAAACTGTAGGTAAATTTGTCCATGGGTGGCTGATCGCTTTGGCCATAGCCAGGGTAATCCGGCGCTATCACATGGTATCGATCAGCAAGCTTCGGGATCAGGTCTCTGAACATATGAGACGAGGTAGGAAAGCCATGAAGCAACAGTAAAGTTGGAGCAGTTTTAGAGCCTGCTTCCCGATAAAATACCTTCACACCATCAATATCCACAGTGTGATAACTCACAGTGGTTACAAGACGGTCAGCCGGAGGTTTTACCGCTGGAGTCTCTGCGTGGACGGGGGATGTCACTGTTAAGACCAATAAACATGTGACAACTACAACTGATGACAGGTAGGCGCGTGAAAGTTTCATCGTCAATCCTCTGTGTACGTTTAGGCTAGGCATTTGGAGTATTGCGTACAGAGGTAAAGATGAGAATAGCCGCTCAGCGCAATTAATTATTACACTACGAGAAACATTGAGGCGCTGCCGAAGGATAGGTTTAGCAACAGATAGTGTTTGTAGTGGCACACTGAGTTTGAGATGGATGATGCATAAAGGACAAGGCTGGATCCCCATCCCCTATCTTAGTTTTCGTTGTTAATGCTGTAACTGCAGCCATTCTCTGGGACTACAGCCGGTTTTCCGCCTGAAGGTGCGAGCCAAAGCCGATGGGCTTTCATAGCCCACTTCATCTGCTATCAAGGCTATAGGACGGCCCTCACGCAATAGTTTTTGTGCCAGGCTTACCCGCCAACTCACCAGATAATCGGCTGGAGTAATTCCTACTACTTTATGAAACTTGGCAGCAAAACTGGCTCTGGACATACTGGCAGCAGTGGCAAGTTCAGCCACAGACCAGGCTTTAGCGGGCTGGTCGTGCATTAAAGTGACAGCTTTTGATAGCCGCAAATCTGCAAGTCCGGCCATCATGCCTGTTGATACACTGCGATTTGCCATCATATAGCGCAGCAATTGGATCACCACCAGTTCAAACAAGCGGTTGAGTACTGCATTTTTACCACAATGCTGCGCAAAAGCTTCATCAAACAACCAATCCAGATTGCCGCTAAGCATAGCGACATCAGCCAAAGGCATCAGCACATAAGCAGGCAAAGCCGTGGTCAGTGGGTTATCCAATCCCCCATCAAAACTCAGCGCAGCTGACACTAACTCAACCTTCTGATCTGATTTCGCCCCTTGCGCAGCGTTCAGGCTATGACAACAAGGCCTTGGAATAAATAACAAACTTGGCTCTGTGATCTGCACGGTTTTTTGTTGATCCAGTTGCAATACCGCATCACCAGAGCGCAGCAAATGTAGCTTGGCTGTTCTGTCTGTGGCATCAAAACCAATTTCAGTACTGAGCACACCACCGAAGATGGTGGTGGCATGCATACCAAATTGAGCTAACAGCGTAGATAACCTATCCATATACAGCCTTTTTCGTTAAACAAAGCAAAATTAGACGATCTGTTGCATAACTTAGACTATATGAACCCAAAAAGAAAGGAAGGCAGCTTACTATAATCACAGCCGCTAACAAGGGGAAAACAACAAAACCCTCTTGTCTGAAGCGAGCGAAAAACTAAACAGGTAAGCGCACCAACAAGAGCGCAACCAACTAACTAAGCTTGCAAATCCAAAAGGAAACTAACATGACTAATTTCAAATCACGTTTATTAACAACAGCTATCGCAACATTTGGCCTGACCTTTGGCGCTGCAGCTTTTGCAGCCGAAAAACCAACAGTGTTATTGGTACATGGCGCCTTTGCTGAATCATCCAGCTGGAATGGCGTAGTCGCTGAACTGCACGAACAAGGTTACCCGGTGATTGCAGTCGCTAACCCACTGCGCAGTGTAAAAAGCGATGCTGCTTATCTGGCTGATGTAGTGGCAAACACCAAAGGACCCGTAGTTTTAGTAGGTCACTCTTACGGTGGCTCAGTGATCAGCAACGTGACAGCCGATCAAGCAAAAGTAAAAGCCTTAGTATACGTCGCAGCTTTTGCTCCGGAACAAGGTGAAAACATTGCAGAATTATCAGGCCGTTACCCAGGCGGCACTTTAGGCCCAACACTTGCGGCTCCAGTAGTATTAAAAGATGGCAACAAAGATTTGTATATTCAACAAGACAAATTCGGCGCTCAGTTTGCAGCTGACGTACCTGCGGCAGAAGCAGCATTAATGGCCGCCACTCAGCGCCCTGTCACTGAAGCAGCTCTACATGAAGCTTCAGGAGCTCCGGCCTGGAAAAAAATTCCTTCATGGGCCATTTACGGCACTGCCGATAAAAACATCCCGGCCGCTGCAATGAAATTTATGGCCGAGCGCGCTGGTGCCAAAAAGATTGTTGAAATCAAAGATGCCTCTCATGTAGTGATGACATCTAAACCAGAACAGGTTGCAAAGCTGATTGTTGAAGCAGCAGAAGCCACAAGCAAATAACAGCCTTATCAAAAATACAAACTCAAAAGCCCTGGGTGATACCCGGGGCTTTTTACATTTTACTAATTTGCTGCTTCGCAAATTCAATCAGGCTTTTGAGTGCATAAGGCACCTGACGCCGGCTGGGGTAATACAAAAATAAACCCGGATAATAAGGACACCAGTCTTCCAGCACCCGCACCAGCTTGCCCTGATCTATTAAAGGTTCGGCCATTTTCTCGAAAACAAAAGCTAAACCGCCCCCCAAAACAGCAGCATCCAATGCCAGGCGCATATCGGTGAGTAGCAGATTGCCTTGGGGCGAAACTAAAAGCTCAACTCCCCCTTTAGCAAAATCCCACTGATAAATACTGCCACTGGGAAAGCGCTGGGCGATCATCGGTAGCTGCTTTAATTGCTCCGGGTGAGTTGGAATCACATGCCGCTTAAAAAACTCCGGCGATGCCACCACAGCACTACGCAGTGGCAGGCTGATGGCTGTTGCTATCATGTCCTGCGCCAGATGTTCACCAAAACGCACTCCGGCATCAAAACCTTCGGACACCATATCCAGCAACGCATCACTGCCCCCTATCTCAATACTGACTTCAGGGTAAGCCGCCAGAAATTGGGTAACTACAGGCAACAGCACGATTTGAGCACTGGGCAAACCACAATTAATACGCAACACACCGTAAGGCCTGCCGCTGAAATTACTCAAGTCTTCAAGCGCATCTTCAATATCGCGAAAAGCCGGTGCTATGCGTTTGAGCAACTGTTCACCTGCATCTGTTAACGACACACTACGTGTAGTGCGGTTAAACAAACGCACATTCAGCCGCTCCTCAAGTGCACGCATGGCATAACTGATAGCCGAAGGTGACACCGCAGTTTCAGCAGCCGCTTTGCTAAAGCTTTTGTATTTGGCGATCTGTAAAAACACCACCAGTTCGTTGGGATTAATAGCTTTCATCTGTGCCTTTCATTTATAAGCTGAATTCACAACCGAATGAAAAATTATGGTGATTATCAGAATAATCGAACTTCTTTAAAGTAACAACTGAGCCAACACACTGACAACACAGGGTCGGTTCAGTCCTTAAATACTAACTTTGGAGAGTCTGATTATGCGTACATGGTTTATTACCGGAGCATCCCGTGGTTTTGGTGCCTTAATAGCTGAACAAGCTTTACAGGCTGGTGACAATGTTATTGCGACAGCCCGCAATCCTGAAACTGTTACAGCGCGCTTAGGCGAACATCCCCGCCTGCTGGCTGTGAAACTGGATGTCACTGACGAAACAGAGGTTTTTTCTGCTGTAGAGCAAGGCATCAAAAAGTTTGGCCGGTTGGATCTGGTGGTCAATAACGCGGGTTACGGCTTATTAGGAGCGGTCGAAGAAGCCAGCCCAACTGAAATTGAAAACTTATTTAAAACCAATGTGTTTGGTGTACTGGCGGTCAGCCGTGCAGCCTTACCTCATATGCGCCGCCAAGGCAGTGGTCATATCATCAATATTTCGTCTATTGGTGCTGTGCAGGCTTACGTCGGTTGGGGTGTGTACTGCGCTACCAAATTTGCAGTTGAAGGCCTGACCGAAGCTATGGCGCAAGAGCTGGCCCCTTTAGGTATCCATGCCACAGTGGTACAACCCGGCTTTTTCCGTACTGATTTTCTTGATGAACAATCACTGGTGAAAAGCAAAACTGAAATTGCCGACTATCATCAAACTGCGGGCGCGATGCGCGAATTAGCGCACAGCTACAATCACGCGCAACCTGGCGATCCACAAAAACTGGCGGAGGCCATCTATCAGCTGTCGCACAAAGACAAACCTCCGGTCAGATTGCCGCTGGGTAGTGACACTGTTGCCTTGATCCGTGAGAAAACAGCAGAAGCTCCGGCCTTATTAGGTCAATGGCTGGCCTTGTCTCTGTCGACCGATCATGCAATAGTCTGAGTATAAAAAATAGACGAAGGGTTACCACAGCCCTTCGTCATGCCGTTTTTCAGACGACATAAAAACAACAGGAGTGAGGATCAGGATGTTTATAGCTATTCCCAAAGAGACACTACAAGACGAAACCAGAGTGGCAGCTACTCCAGCTACCACTGAGCAACTGCGCAAATTAGGCTTTACTGTGCTGGTCGAAAGCGGCGCTGGGGTCAGTGCTGGTTTTAGCGATGAAGCTTATGTTCAGGCAGGTGCCAGCATAGCCGACAGTTCGAAGCTTTGGGCCAGTGAGCTGATTTATAAGGTTAATGCCCCGACAGAGCAGGAAATCAGTTTACTGCAAAAAGGCAGCACGCTGGTGAGCTTTATCTGGCCAGCACAAAACCCGGATTTAGTGGCGCGCCTTGCCACTGTGGGTGTGAATGTATTGGCGATGGATATGGTGCCACGTATTTCGCGTGCTCAGTCGCTGGATGCCTTGTCGTCCATGTCGAATATTGCAGGTTACCGCGCAGTCATTGAAGCGGCCCATAGTTTTGGCCGTTTTTTAAGTGGTCAAATTACCGCCGCAGGTAAAGTGCAGCCTGCCAAAGTGCTGGTGATTGGTGCTGGTGTGGCTGGTCTTGCTGCTATTGGCGCTGCACGTTCTTTGGGCTCTATAGTGCGGGCTTTTGATACCCGTCTTGAAGTGGCTGAACAAATTGAGTCGTTGGGTGGTGAATTTTTAAAACTGGAATTTGCTGAAGATGGCTCTTCGTCCAGCGGTTACGCCAAAGTGATGTCGGATGAATTTATTGCCGCTGAAATGGCATTGTTTGCAGCTCAGGCCAAAGAAGTCGACATTATCATTACCACAGCGCTTATCCCAGGCCGTCCTGCTCCAAAGCTCATCACCAAAGAAATGGTCGATTCCATGAAACCGGGCTCTGTGATTGTTGATTTAGCAGCAGCTACTGGGGGTAACTGTGAATACACAGAACAAGGTCAAATCACAGAGACAGCGTCAGGTGTCAAAGTGATAGGCTATACCGACTTACCAGGTCGTTTAGCGGCTCAATCCTCACAGCTTTATGGCACCAATCTGGTGAACTTAGCCAAACTTTTGTGTAAAACCAAAGATGGTCAGATGGTGCTGGATATGCAGGATGTAATTATCCGCAACATGTCTGTGGTGCATCAGGGTGAAGTCACTTTCCCACCTCCTGCCATTAGCGTGACAGCCACAGCTAAACCAGTAGCTACCACTACAACAGCTCCGGCAGCCCCTAAAAAGTCTATTAATTCCAACTGGTTTATAGGCGTTGCCGCTTTGTTATTACTCTGGATAGGTTACTCAGCCCCTACTGACTTTTTAGCGCACTTCACGGTGTTTTTATTATCCTGCGTGGTGGGTTACTACCTGGTCTGGAACGTGACTCATGCCTTGCATACGCCTTTGATGTCAGTGACCAATGCGATTTCCGGCATTATCGTTCTTGGCGCTTTACTGCAAATCAGCAGTGACTCGCTGTTGGTGCAGGTGCTGGCGTTTTTTGCCGTGCTGATTGCCAGTATCAATATAGTGGGTGGTTTTACCGTGACGCAGCGCATGCTGAAGATGTTTACTAAAGGCGGGGAGTAACAGCCATGACACAAGGATTAATCACAGCAGCTTACATAGTGGCCGCCGCTTTTTTTATCGCAAGTTTAGCCGGATTATCTCAGCAGGAAACCGCCCGTCGCGGTAACTGGTTGGGTATTTTAGGCATGACCATAGCCCTGTTAGCCACCATTGCCGGTGTCAGTATGGATGCCATGTTGCCCTTGCTGGTAGCTCTGGCTATAGGTGCGGCTATTGGCCTTCGACTGGCACTTAAAGTTGAAATGACCCAAATGCCAGAATTAGTGGCTATTTTGCACAGTTTTGTCGGTTTGGCCGCTGTGTTGGTCGGCTACAACAGCTTTTTTGAGTTCGCAACCAGCACAGGCGCAGAACTCACAGTGCATTTAACTGAAGTGTTTTTAGGTGTATTTATAGGCGCTGTCACCTTCTCAGGCTCTATTGTCGCTTTTGCCAAATTACGCGGCATCGCCAGCTCCAAGCCTTTAAATATTCCGCATAAACACAAACTGAACTTACTGGCGTTAATAGCATCAGCTGCACTGCTGGTTTATTTTGTAAGCTTCGATAGTGCTGTCCCTGCCCTCCTTATCATGACGCTGATTGCCTTGCTGTTTGGTCTGCATCTGGTCGCCTCCATTGGTGGTGCCGATATGCCGGTCGTGGTGTCTATGCTGAACTCTTACTCAGGTTGGGCCGCTGCTGCTGCGGGTTTTATGCTGTCCAACGACTTGCTGATTGTCACTGGTGCTTTGGTCGGCTCTTCCGGCGCTATCTTGTCGTACATTATGTGCAAGGCGATGAACCGCTCTTTTATCTCTGTCATCGCCGGAGGTTTTGGTCAGGCCGATGCCAAGCAAAGTTCAGGCGACGAAGAACAAGGCGAATACCGTGAAATCAATGCAGAAGACGTGGCGGATTTACTGAGAAACTCAAGCTCTGTGGTCATCACACCAGGTTATGGCATGGCGGTCGCTCAGGCACAGTATCCGGTAGCGGAGATATGCCAAAAACTGAAAGCCCGTGGTGTCAAAGTGCGTTTTGGTATTCACCCTGTGGCTGGCCGTATGCCAGGGCATATGAATGTGCTGTTGGCTGAAGCCAAAGTGCCCTACGACATAGTGCTGGAAATGGATGAAATTAATGAAGATTTCTCTGATACAGACACTGTGCTGGTGATAGGTGCCAATGACACAGTCAACCCTGCAGCCGCAGAAGACCCAACCAGCCCTATCGCCGGTATGCCAGTGCTCGAAGTCTGGAAAGCACAAAATGTCATTGTATTTAAGCGCTCTATGAACACAGGCTATTCAGGCGTGAACAACCCACTGTTTTATAAAGATAATACCCAAATGTGTTTTGGTGATGCCAAAGCTACTGTGGATGCAATTTTAAAAGCGCTGTAACAAGCTATTGAGTCCAACAATGCAAAAAAGTCCGTCTGATCTGATGATCTAGCGGACTTTTCATTTTTCACCACAGCAGCTACGCAATGTCACCCAACCATTGAGTGATAAAGTCTATAAAAGCTCTGAGCCTGCGCTGATGACGTAAATCCTGATGATAGCCCAACCAAATCTGTCGTGACGGCGGTGGAGTGGAAACAGGCAGTTGCTGCAATCCCTGAATTTGTTCCGCCATCCGCACTGGTAATACCGAAAGCCCAAGCCCGGCAAAACATAATCTGGCCTGTGCTTCTCTGCTATTGCTGCTAAAGGCTAGCTTTGCGCCGGGAAACTGAGTTTTAAGCCAGGCCACATCAGGCAAATCGCTAAAATAACTGTCCATACTAATCAGGCGCAGCTGCTCTGGAGTATTCAGCAAGCTAAGGTCAAAACCAGCAGCGGCGTACAAGCCATAATCCAACTGCAGCAGTTTACGCTGCGCTATATCAGGTTCGTCAAAAGCTTGCAGCCGGAATACTAAATCCGCCTCACGCCGCGCCAGATTAAACAATCTGCTGTCGGTTAAAAGCTCTATGCTGACTTGCGGGTGCAAATGCAAAAAAACAGCACAGCAATCGGCCAATACATAATGACTAAACCAGTCAAAAGACGAAATACGTAACGTGCCTGTCAGTTTTTCTTCCTGACCAGCCAGCTGCCGCATAGCTGCGTCTGCTTCTTCGGCCATACGTCTGGCTGCAGGCAATAAAGCAAGTCCGGCCTCGGTCAGCAAAAAGCCCTCTGCAGTGCGTTGAAACAGCTTCAGACCCAGACTCTGCTCCAGACTTTGAATACGCCGCCCTAAAGTCGGCTGAGTAAAGCCTACTGCACGCGCAGCCGCTGTTAATGTGCCCTGCTCTGCCACCGCCAGAAATAAACGGATGTCGCTCCAGTCCAGATGATCCATAGCTGCCCTCTTAAGCTGACTCATACATTTTCGCATGACATCAATGCATATTAGTTGATTTCAGTTCTTTTTGGCATGGGCAATACTGCAACCAGCCCAATAACGAGGCCCCCACTAAATCACAGCAGAGGAGATCAGCATGAGCACTCAACACAGTATGCAGGCGTTACAAATCACTGAACCGAATGGCAGTTTCAAATTAATTGAACAAGCTATACCTCAACCAGGAATAGGTCAGGTTCTGGTGAAAGTGGCCGCAAGTAGCATCAACCCACTGGATTTAAAAATCAGAGCAGGACAAGCAGCTCATGCTAAACAGCCTTTTCCCACCATATTGGGGATCGACATGGCGGGTGAAGTGGTTGCAACAGGTCCCGATATCACTCACTTTGCAGTGGCAGATAAAGTCTATGGCATGACGGGAGGCGTGGCAGGTCAGCAAGGCGCTTTGGCTCAGTATCAGTTGGTGGATGCTGACTTGCTGGCCAAAGCTCCGTCGAACATCAACCTGCGTCAAGCCGCTGCTATGCCGTTGGTGGTGATTACGGCATGGGAAGGTTTGGTAGATAGAGCCAGAGTGGCGGCCGGGCATAAAGTACTGGTGCAAGGTGGCGCGGGTGGTGTAGGTCATGTAGCGGTCCAACTCGCCAAAGCCTTTGGTGCAGAAGTCTATGCCACGGCTTCAGCCAAAGATGCAGACTATATCCGTTCTTTAGGCGCTGTTTTTATTGATTATCAGCACACATCTGTCGGGCAGTATCTGGCAGAACATACCGATAATAAAGGCTTTGATATTGTATTTAATACCACTGGCGGAGTCAGTCTGGATCAGGCTTTTCAGTCGGTAAAAACCTATACGGGCCATGTGGTCAGTTGCCTCGGCTGGGGTACACATAGCATAGCGCCTTTATCATTCAGAGCGGCCAGCTACTCTGGTGTTTTCACCTTAATGCCGCTATTAACGGGTCAAAGTAGAGCACATCACGGCAATATTCTGCGTCAGGCCAGTCAACTGACTGAACAAGGGCTGTTAAACATACGGCTTGACCCACAGGAGTTTGACTTTGAGAGTCTGGATCAGGCTTATGAAAAAGTGGCAACTGCACGCAACAGCGGCAAAGTTGTCGTCACTGTAGCGGCTTGATAAACAACTCAGGGAGTTAACCACCAACTGGTATCTATCGGAGCTGTGCCTGCGGGCACAGCTGGATTATTCAGATAAATCATGGTTCTGCTGTTTAAATTAGCTTTCTTAATAGTGTCAGCATAATAACTCTGGAACAAGGCTTTATAGGAGCCATCCTGCGTGGCTATCTTCAGGCCTTTTTCCACTAAAGCAGCTAATTCAGGCCTGTGTTTACCGACAAAAAAATACACTGGGTGCGGGTAAAACAACATAAGATTGTCTGCTATCACCAGTTGGTCTGAATGCTGTGCCAATTCAGACCAGACCTCGTTTACACCTCTGGAGAAGTAGTCGAACCTTTCGTGCTTTAACATTTCAAATAAGGCGTCATAATTGGTGGTGCTAACCACTTTTAAGCCATTGGCTTTAAACACAGCAAAATCGCTCCAGTGCACGTTATGACCAGCCACATAAGGTTTCAAAGCTTGCAGATTTTTTATCTGTTTAAACTTTTCATTATTTTTTGGCTTAATCAGCAGTAACCGCAATCCGAGCAAGCCTCGGTAAATGGGTTCTTTAATGGGGATCATAGCGCTTTCGCGTGCTGCAGAAGTGGAGATAAACAGCATATCCAGCTCGCCATCCACCACCATTTTCTCTACCCTGCCCTCGGTTAATACCTCATTCGATTTCACCGCGATAATTTGATAAGGCGTGCCATTTTTTGACAGCACCAGTTCCAATAGTTTTAAGGCAAAATCATGGCGGGGCTGCAAATGATAATGCCGGATCCTGATCACTTCTTCAGCCCTGGACTGTGCAGGAAACAACATCAGAGCACACAAGATCAGACAACTCATCATAAATGACATGGTGAAACCAAAAGATGACTAAACCAACACTAAGAATAGATGCAGCTTATTGATTTACAAGGAAGATAGGCTAAGGAATGGGAACTACCAATAAAATTTATCTCTGCTTTGCGCAGCGTTCCCCCTGAATGCGCGACTTTAAATCTTTACCTATTGAACAAAAATCCTTATCCAGACGTAACATAAATACATCACTAACAAAAAATGAAGAGTCTACAAAATGTTTAGTTTTTTTAAACGAGATCCACTAAAAGCCTTACGCCAAAAATACGATGCCAAAGCTGAACAAGCCATGCTAGCCCAGCGAAAAGGTGATATGCGCTTATTTGCCGATTTAACCGCAGAAGCGGAAGAGTTATGGGCACAGCTGGAAAAATTGCAGGCTGAAACAACAAAGCAGGATTAGGGCGCAATTGCCGCAGCCACTCTCGATAAAAGGATCTGCGGCAACTATACAGAGCCTTGAGCCTTGGCACGGCGTAGCTGATGGTTGCCCACAACAGATGACGGATAGAAAGGCTCTTTATTGCTTCGAATATTCAATCAGTTCTTCGACATACAAATAATCACTTTGCGTCTGAGTAAGCTTAAT of Rheinheimera sp. MM224 contains these proteins:
- a CDS encoding transporter substrate-binding domain-containing protein, giving the protein MSFMMSCLILCALMLFPAQSRAEEVIRIRHYHLQPRHDFALKLLELVLSKNGTPYQIIAVKSNEVLTEGRVEKMVVDGELDMLFISTSAARESAMIPIKEPIYRGLLGLRLLLIKPKNNEKFKQIKNLQALKPYVAGHNVHWSDFAVFKANGLKVVSTTNYDALFEMLKHERFDYFSRGVNEVWSELAQHSDQLVIADNLMLFYPHPVYFFVGKHRPELAALVEKGLKIATQDGSYKALFQSYYADTIKKANLNSRTMIYLNNPAVPAGTAPIDTSWWLTP
- a CDS encoding DUF6435 family protein; the protein is MFSFFKRDPLKALRQKYDAKAEQAMLAQRKGDMRLFADLTAEAEELWAQLEKLQAETTKQD
- a CDS encoding Re/Si-specific NAD(P)(+) transhydrogenase subunit alpha, which produces MFIAIPKETLQDETRVAATPATTEQLRKLGFTVLVESGAGVSAGFSDEAYVQAGASIADSSKLWASELIYKVNAPTEQEISLLQKGSTLVSFIWPAQNPDLVARLATVGVNVLAMDMVPRISRAQSLDALSSMSNIAGYRAVIEAAHSFGRFLSGQITAAGKVQPAKVLVIGAGVAGLAAIGAARSLGSIVRAFDTRLEVAEQIESLGGEFLKLEFAEDGSSSSGYAKVMSDEFIAAEMALFAAQAKEVDIIITTALIPGRPAPKLITKEMVDSMKPGSVIVDLAAATGGNCEYTEQGQITETASGVKVIGYTDLPGRLAAQSSQLYGTNLVNLAKLLCKTKDGQMVLDMQDVIIRNMSVVHQGEVTFPPPAISVTATAKPVATTTTAPAAPKKSINSNWFIGVAALLLLWIGYSAPTDFLAHFTVFLLSCVVGYYLVWNVTHALHTPLMSVTNAISGIIVLGALLQISSDSLLVQVLAFFAVLIASINIVGGFTVTQRMLKMFTKGGE
- a CDS encoding LysR family transcriptional regulator; protein product: MSQLKRAAMDHLDWSDIRLFLAVAEQGTLTAAARAVGFTQPTLGRRIQSLEQSLGLKLFQRTAEGFLLTEAGLALLPAARRMAEEADAAMRQLAGQEEKLTGTLRISSFDWFSHYVLADCCAVFLHLHPQVSIELLTDSRLFNLARREADLVFRLQAFDEPDIAQRKLLQLDYGLYAAAGFDLSLLNTPEQLRLISMDSYFSDLPDVAWLKTQFPGAKLAFSSNSREAQARLCFAGLGLSVLPVRMAEQIQGLQQLPVSTPPPSRQIWLGYHQDLRHQRRLRAFIDFITQWLGDIA
- the pntB gene encoding Re/Si-specific NAD(P)(+) transhydrogenase subunit beta → MTQGLITAAYIVAAAFFIASLAGLSQQETARRGNWLGILGMTIALLATIAGVSMDAMLPLLVALAIGAAIGLRLALKVEMTQMPELVAILHSFVGLAAVLVGYNSFFEFATSTGAELTVHLTEVFLGVFIGAVTFSGSIVAFAKLRGIASSKPLNIPHKHKLNLLALIASAALLVYFVSFDSAVPALLIMTLIALLFGLHLVASIGGADMPVVVSMLNSYSGWAAAAAGFMLSNDLLIVTGALVGSSGAILSYIMCKAMNRSFISVIAGGFGQADAKQSSGDEEQGEYREINAEDVADLLRNSSSVVITPGYGMAVAQAQYPVAEICQKLKARGVKVRFGIHPVAGRMPGHMNVLLAEAKVPYDIVLEMDEINEDFSDTDTVLVIGANDTVNPAAAEDPTSPIAGMPVLEVWKAQNVIVFKRSMNTGYSGVNNPLFYKDNTQMCFGDAKATVDAILKAL
- a CDS encoding zinc-dependent alcohol dehydrogenase family protein — encoded protein: MSTQHSMQALQITEPNGSFKLIEQAIPQPGIGQVLVKVAASSINPLDLKIRAGQAAHAKQPFPTILGIDMAGEVVATGPDITHFAVADKVYGMTGGVAGQQGALAQYQLVDADLLAKAPSNINLRQAAAMPLVVITAWEGLVDRARVAAGHKVLVQGGAGGVGHVAVQLAKAFGAEVYATASAKDADYIRSLGAVFIDYQHTSVGQYLAEHTDNKGFDIVFNTTGGVSLDQAFQSVKTYTGHVVSCLGWGTHSIAPLSFRAASYSGVFTLMPLLTGQSRAHHGNILRQASQLTEQGLLNIRLDPQEFDFESLDQAYEKVATARNSGKVVVTVAA